From the genome of Colwellia psychrerythraea 34H, one region includes:
- the prlC gene encoding oligopeptidase A produces the protein MTNPLLVSSELPAFSKIKPEHVKPAVEQSIKDCKKIIEQVLANDDVFTWDNLVLPIDEVDDVLSKLWSPVSHMNSVVSSDALRDAYESCLPLLSEYGTFVGQHEGLYQAYLSVKNSKQFEQLDVAQQKVITNALRDFKLSGIALSDNDKKRYGEIATRLSELSSSFSNNVLDATHAFSITIEDEKELTGLPKSALAAAKELATAKEQQGFTFTLDIPSYLPVMMYCDNADLREQLYTAFVTRASDQGPNANKFDNSAIMDELLSLRHELANLLDFDNYAQHSLTTKMANTTSEVMAFLENLAIKSQHQGKRDFKELSDFAATEFKKDNLQAWDLAYYSEKLKQSRYAISDEQLRPYFPKDKVVSGLFAVVHKLFGLSIKHREGVDVWHDDVNFYDVFDKSGERRGSFYLDLYAREKKRGGAWMDDCVGRSQLADGSIQYPVAYLTCNFNGPVGNQPALFTHDEVVTLFHEFGHGIHHMLSQINASSVAGINGVPWDAVELPSQFLENWCWQPEALAFISGHFESGESLPQEMLTKMLAAKNFQSAMQMLRQIEFSIFDFTMHESYNPNALNNEKHIQQVLDNVRTKYSVVTAPEFNRFQHGFSHIFGGGYSAGYYSYKWAEVLSADAFGLFEEQGIFNEETGQSFLNNILEKGGSEEPSVLFKNFRGRAPEIDALLRHCGIEA, from the coding sequence ATGACCAATCCATTATTAGTATCTAGCGAACTACCTGCCTTTTCAAAAATTAAGCCTGAACATGTAAAACCTGCTGTTGAGCAATCAATTAAAGATTGCAAAAAAATTATTGAGCAAGTTCTCGCTAATGATGATGTCTTTACTTGGGATAATTTAGTATTACCCATTGATGAAGTTGATGATGTGCTATCTAAACTTTGGTCACCTGTTTCCCATATGAATTCAGTTGTGAGTAGTGATGCATTGCGTGATGCGTATGAGTCTTGTCTGCCCCTTTTATCTGAATATGGCACCTTTGTTGGTCAACATGAAGGTTTATATCAAGCCTACCTTAGCGTTAAAAACAGTAAGCAATTTGAACAGCTCGACGTAGCTCAACAAAAAGTTATCACGAATGCCCTTCGTGATTTTAAACTATCAGGTATTGCTTTAAGTGATAATGATAAGAAGCGTTATGGTGAAATAGCGACTCGCTTATCAGAACTCAGCTCTAGTTTTAGCAATAATGTGCTCGATGCTACCCATGCCTTTAGTATTACCATTGAAGACGAAAAAGAGCTTACCGGCTTGCCGAAGAGTGCTTTAGCGGCGGCAAAAGAACTTGCCACAGCAAAAGAGCAACAGGGGTTTACTTTTACTCTTGATATTCCAAGTTATCTACCGGTAATGATGTATTGTGATAATGCTGATTTACGTGAGCAACTTTATACGGCATTTGTTACTCGTGCGTCAGACCAGGGGCCTAATGCAAATAAATTTGATAATAGCGCCATCATGGATGAGTTACTAAGCTTGCGACATGAATTAGCTAATTTACTTGATTTTGACAACTATGCTCAACATTCATTAACCACTAAAATGGCCAATACCACGAGTGAAGTCATGGCGTTTCTTGAAAACTTAGCCATTAAATCACAACACCAAGGTAAACGAGACTTTAAAGAACTAAGCGACTTTGCTGCGACTGAATTCAAGAAAGATAATTTACAGGCTTGGGATCTGGCTTATTACAGCGAAAAGTTAAAACAAAGTCGTTACGCCATTTCAGATGAACAATTACGCCCATATTTTCCTAAAGACAAAGTTGTTTCTGGTCTATTTGCAGTGGTCCATAAGTTATTTGGCCTATCTATCAAACATCGTGAAGGTGTTGATGTATGGCATGACGATGTTAACTTTTATGATGTATTTGATAAATCAGGTGAAAGACGAGGCAGCTTTTATCTTGACCTTTATGCCCGCGAGAAAAAACGTGGTGGAGCTTGGATGGATGACTGTGTTGGTCGAAGCCAGCTAGCTGATGGGTCTATTCAATATCCAGTTGCCTATTTAACGTGTAATTTTAACGGCCCTGTAGGCAATCAACCGGCATTATTTACCCATGATGAAGTTGTTACCTTATTCCATGAGTTTGGTCATGGCATTCATCACATGTTAAGCCAAATAAACGCCAGCAGTGTTGCCGGTATTAATGGCGTTCCTTGGGATGCAGTAGAACTTCCTAGTCAATTTTTAGAAAACTGGTGTTGGCAACCCGAAGCACTTGCGTTTATTTCAGGCCATTTTGAAAGTGGTGAGTCATTGCCTCAAGAAATGTTAACCAAAATGTTGGCGGCAAAGAATTTCCAATCAGCGATGCAAATGTTGCGTCAGATTGAGTTCAGCATCTTTGATTTCACTATGCATGAAAGCTATAACCCCAATGCATTGAATAATGAAAAACATATTCAACAAGTGCTCGATAATGTTAGAACCAAGTACTCTGTAGTAACAGCGCCTGAATTTAATCGTTTTCAACATGGTTTTAGCCACATCTTTGGCGGTGGTTATTCAGCAGGTTACTACAGCTACAAGTGGGCTGAAGTATTATCCGCTGACGCATTTGGTTTATTTGAAGAGCAAGGCATCTTCAATGAAGAAACCGGTCAGTCATTCTTAAACAATATTTTAGAAAAAGGCGGCAGCGAAGAGCCAAGCGTGTTGTTTAAAAACTTCAGAGGCAGAGCACCAGAAATTGATGCGCTATTGCGTCACTGTGGTATTGAAGCGTAA
- a CDS encoding DNA-3-methyladenine glycosylase I, which produces MTHESFKSLYQRAADRKGGKLALELLLGKRILGKKLLDDNAAEESISQLTDDRVLAAFTKQIFKSGFVWRVVENKWPDFEEHFFNFNIEKMLMMPEEMLERKAADPKIIRNYNKVKTIKANAQMMFDISLEKSISFAQFINDWPSEDIIGLWAYLKKHGQRLGGNTGPYALRLLGKDTFILSSDVEAYLRAQQIIDGGLQSKKSLTAIQAFFNTLQTQSGYNLTQLSRLIAFASGDNYVQVEE; this is translated from the coding sequence ATGACCCACGAATCATTTAAATCATTATACCAGCGTGCCGCCGATCGAAAAGGTGGCAAGTTGGCACTTGAGCTATTGCTAGGTAAAAGAATATTGGGCAAGAAATTACTCGATGATAACGCCGCAGAAGAAAGCATTAGCCAACTCACTGACGATAGAGTGTTAGCCGCTTTTACCAAGCAGATTTTTAAATCTGGTTTTGTGTGGCGAGTGGTTGAGAATAAATGGCCTGACTTTGAGGAACATTTTTTTAATTTTAATATCGAAAAAATGCTAATGATGCCTGAAGAAATGTTGGAACGAAAAGCAGCAGATCCGAAGATTATTCGTAATTACAATAAAGTAAAGACTATTAAAGCCAATGCGCAGATGATGTTTGATATCTCACTAGAAAAAAGCATCAGCTTTGCGCAATTTATTAATGACTGGCCAAGTGAAGACATCATAGGCTTGTGGGCTTATTTGAAAAAGCATGGTCAACGCTTAGGTGGTAATACTGGCCCATACGCACTTAGATTATTAGGCAAAGATACCTTCATTTTAAGCAGTGATGTTGAAGCTTATTTAAGAGCACAGCAGATAATTGATGGTGGTTTGCAAAGTAAAAAAAGCTTAACAGCTATTCAAGCGTTTTTTAATACATTACAAACACAAAGTGGCTATAACTTAACGCAATTAAGTCGTTTGATTGCTTTTGCTAGTGGCGATAATTATGTGCAGGTTGAGGAGTAA